In a single window of the Victivallis lenta genome:
- the ffh gene encoding signal recognition particle protein, translating into MFESLSDKLHDVFRKLRGQSTLTEANITDAMREIRLALLDADVNIKIASEFIEGVKAECVGQEVIKSVTPGQQVVKIVNDKLVELLGGGASELEFKSKPTVIMLVGLHGSGKTTTAGKLALLLKRQGKKVQLVAGDVYRPAAIDQLEIIGREIGVPVHAERTSVNVAAIAVNAVEQARTAGTDVVIIDTAGRLQIDETMVQELVRIRQAVRPDEVLLVADAALGQEAVSVAEHFHRALDLTGFILTKLDGDARGGAALSIRKVTGCPVKFIGMGEKLDSLEVFYPDRMASRILGMGDVVSLVEKAAAEIDEEEAKKLQEKLRANKFDYDDFLSQLRQIRKLGGMESILKFLPGGRQLAGAMNEVDPRHFARMEAVILSMTKAERANPDLMDFPRKKRIAKGSGVPVEMVSGLVKQFEGMRKMMKQSGPLGRLMAGGSLPENNGVPGTFGGLFGGPAPLSRKEQDKKRRLAKLAKKQRAKQRKKR; encoded by the coding sequence ATGTTCGAGTCCTTAAGCGACAAGCTGCATGATGTTTTCCGCAAACTGCGCGGACAAAGCACCCTGACCGAAGCCAACATCACCGATGCAATGCGGGAGATCCGCCTCGCGCTGCTCGATGCCGACGTCAACATCAAAATCGCCTCCGAATTCATCGAGGGGGTCAAGGCCGAATGCGTCGGGCAGGAGGTCATCAAAAGCGTGACGCCGGGCCAGCAGGTCGTCAAAATCGTCAACGACAAGCTCGTCGAGCTCCTCGGCGGCGGCGCCTCCGAGCTCGAATTCAAGTCGAAACCGACCGTCATCATGCTGGTCGGCCTGCACGGCAGCGGCAAGACCACCACGGCGGGCAAACTCGCGCTGCTGCTGAAGCGGCAGGGCAAAAAGGTCCAGCTCGTCGCGGGCGACGTCTACCGCCCCGCGGCCATCGACCAGCTCGAAATCATCGGGCGCGAGATCGGGGTGCCGGTCCACGCCGAACGCACGAGCGTGAACGTCGCCGCGATCGCGGTCAACGCGGTCGAACAGGCGCGCACGGCCGGAACCGATGTGGTCATCATCGACACGGCAGGCCGGCTGCAGATCGACGAAACGATGGTGCAGGAGCTGGTCCGCATCCGCCAGGCGGTGCGGCCGGATGAGGTGCTGCTCGTGGCCGACGCCGCGCTCGGGCAGGAGGCGGTTTCGGTCGCCGAACACTTCCACCGGGCGCTCGACCTGACCGGCTTCATCCTGACCAAGCTCGACGGCGACGCCCGCGGCGGCGCGGCGCTTTCGATCCGCAAAGTGACCGGCTGCCCGGTCAAGTTCATCGGCATGGGCGAAAAGCTCGACAGCCTCGAGGTGTTCTACCCGGACCGCATGGCGAGCCGCATCCTCGGCATGGGCGACGTGGTCTCCCTCGTCGAAAAGGCCGCGGCCGAAATCGACGAGGAGGAGGCGAAGAAGCTGCAGGAGAAGCTGCGCGCCAACAAGTTCGATTACGATGATTTCCTCTCCCAGCTGCGCCAGATCAGGAAGCTCGGCGGCATGGAGAGCATTCTCAAATTCCTGCCCGGCGGCCGCCAGCTGGCCGGCGCGATGAACGAGGTCGACCCGCGTCACTTCGCCCGGATGGAGGCGGTCATCCTCTCGATGACCAAGGCTGAACGCGCGAATCCGGATCTGATGGACTTCCCGCGCAAAAAGCGTATCGCCAAAGGTTCCGGCGTCCCGGTCGAAATGGTCAGCGGGCTCGTGAAGCAGTTCGAGGGCATGCGGAAAATGATGAAGCAGAGCGGTCCGCTCGGCCGGCTTATGGCCGGCGGGAGCCTCCCCGAAAACAACGGCGTCCCGGGAACTTTCGGCGGACTCTTCGGCGGACCCGCCCCGCTGTCCCGCAAGGAGCAGGACAAAAAACGGCGGCTCGCGAAGCTGGCCAAGAAACAGCGCGCCAAACAGCGCAAGAAGCGGTAA
- a CDS encoding type II secretion system protein encodes MMKKARFTLIELLVVIAIIAILASMLLPALNQARDSAKRITCTNVLKQYGSAAALYASNYQDWWVPCDGALGFGSYYRNDAFRSLLGIGKVEEVASGNTDGLYPLGLMCPKSDAVLGVSDFARGKLLNGHGFPKRSYGYSYNDLWAADHPGATDPGKRVFKLTQIRRPTTASFWKDALDSLTWTPDPAAANGYFNGGEGIGDGKGTIAYRHGDSANHSFFDGHVESLQWRYVKQNSGTLGSGFLK; translated from the coding sequence ATGATGAAGAAAGCACGTTTTACCCTGATTGAGCTTCTGGTTGTGATCGCGATCATCGCGATTCTCGCTTCGATGCTGCTGCCCGCATTGAATCAGGCGCGGGACTCGGCAAAGCGGATCACCTGCACGAATGTGCTCAAGCAGTACGGCAGCGCCGCCGCGCTTTACGCCTCGAATTATCAGGACTGGTGGGTTCCGTGCGACGGTGCGCTGGGATTCGGCAGCTATTACCGGAACGACGCTTTCCGGTCGCTGCTCGGCATCGGCAAAGTCGAGGAAGTGGCTTCGGGAAACACCGACGGACTCTATCCGCTCGGGCTCATGTGCCCGAAATCGGACGCTGTGCTCGGCGTCTCCGACTTTGCCAGGGGCAAGCTTCTGAACGGCCACGGTTTCCCGAAACGGAGCTACGGATATTCGTACAACGACCTGTGGGCCGCCGACCATCCGGGCGCGACCGATCCGGGCAAGCGGGTCTTCAAGCTGACGCAGATCAGGCGTCCGACGACAGCTTCCTTCTGGAAGGACGCGCTCGACAGCCTGACCTGGACGCCGGACCCGGCCGCCGCCAACGGCTATTTTAACGGAGGCGAGGGGATCGGCGACGGAAAGGGCACCATCGCCTACCGGCACGGCGACTCCGCGAATCACTCGTTTTTCGACGGGCACGTCGAGTCGCTGCAGTGGCGGTATGTGAAGCAGAACAGCGGAACGCTCGGCTCGGGCTTCCTGAAATAA
- a CDS encoding MlaE family ABC transporter permease, whose product MKHRVEQLKAISRRFRPLLQDGTRPVEFIGRVAAEVPPLLRHGMRRRDFRYYMDLCGVQALPIVLLICLLMGMVMAVNGQIQLSKLGQEIFVVDAVGFVVLKELGPLMVAMVLTGWAGSAFAAEIGTMKLDEQISALETMGIRPESFLVFPKLTAMLISMPVLTVFGNVAGIVGGMLIGVTIMKIPFVAYWTRTIEVLDVTTFLLGTAKSIPFAILITLAGCYCGFNAANNSQGVGRGATKAVVASIFLVVVADVLITVLYSFIGY is encoded by the coding sequence TTGAAGCATCGCGTGGAACAGCTCAAGGCGATCAGCCGCCGTTTCCGCCCGCTCCTGCAGGACGGCACCCGTCCGGTGGAGTTCATCGGCCGGGTGGCGGCGGAAGTGCCGCCGCTGCTGCGCCACGGGATGCGCCGGCGCGATTTCCGGTACTACATGGATCTCTGCGGCGTTCAGGCGCTGCCGATCGTGCTGCTGATCTGCCTGCTGATGGGTATGGTCATGGCGGTCAACGGGCAGATCCAGCTCTCGAAGCTCGGCCAGGAGATTTTCGTGGTCGACGCGGTCGGTTTCGTGGTGCTGAAGGAGCTCGGGCCGCTCATGGTTGCAATGGTGCTGACCGGCTGGGCCGGCTCCGCGTTCGCGGCCGAGATCGGCACGATGAAGCTCGACGAACAGATCAGCGCGCTGGAGACGATGGGAATCCGCCCCGAATCGTTCCTTGTGTTTCCGAAACTCACGGCCATGCTGATTTCGATGCCGGTGCTGACTGTTTTCGGCAATGTGGCCGGCATCGTCGGCGGGATGCTCATCGGCGTCACGATCATGAAAATTCCGTTCGTGGCCTACTGGACGCGGACGATCGAGGTGCTGGATGTCACGACCTTTCTGCTCGGCACGGCCAAAAGCATTCCGTTCGCAATCCTGATCACGCTGGCGGGGTGCTACTGCGGCTTCAACGCCGCGAACAATTCGCAGGGGGTCGGGCGCGGAGCGACGAAGGCGGTGGTCGCGTCGATTTTTCTCGTGGTGGTCGCCGACGTGCTGATCACGGTGCTTTATTCGTTTATCGGTTACTGA
- the accD gene encoding acetyl-CoA carboxylase, carboxyltransferase subunit beta: MSLFSSGKYSTLRMPTNGERKMIIPDGSWVKCRSCGQTLYTDRLEDNLQVCWYCNCHLPMNAPARIKSLTDADSFTEMDADLRSVDPLQFVDSKSYGDRLVESEKKTGLKDAIVCGSATLGGHPFMLGVMDFRFMGASMGSVVGEKIARLVEAATAAKAPVVLVTASGGARMQEGILSLMQMPKTCGALSRHSEAGLPYFAVLTNPTYGGVTASFAAVGDVILAEPGAMIGFAGPRVIQETTNSKLPEGFQTAEFLLEKGLVDRVVERKNLKKELELLLEIF; encoded by the coding sequence ATGTCATTATTCAGCAGCGGAAAGTATTCCACCTTGCGGATGCCCACCAACGGAGAACGTAAAATGATTATTCCTGACGGTTCGTGGGTCAAATGCAGAAGTTGCGGTCAGACGCTCTACACCGACCGGCTGGAGGACAATCTTCAGGTCTGCTGGTATTGCAACTGCCATCTGCCGATGAACGCCCCGGCCCGGATCAAGTCCCTGACCGATGCGGACAGCTTCACGGAGATGGATGCGGATCTGCGCAGCGTCGACCCGCTGCAGTTCGTCGACAGCAAGTCCTACGGCGACCGGCTGGTCGAAAGCGAGAAGAAAACCGGCTTGAAGGATGCGATCGTCTGCGGATCGGCGACGCTCGGCGGACACCCCTTCATGCTCGGCGTGATGGATTTCCGTTTCATGGGCGCCTCGATGGGTTCGGTGGTCGGCGAGAAGATCGCGCGGCTGGTCGAGGCCGCCACGGCCGCAAAGGCGCCGGTCGTGCTGGTGACCGCCTCGGGCGGCGCCCGCATGCAGGAGGGGATTCTGAGTCTGATGCAGATGCCGAAAACCTGCGGCGCGCTTTCGCGGCACAGCGAGGCGGGGCTGCCGTATTTCGCGGTGCTGACCAATCCGACTTACGGCGGCGTGACCGCGAGTTTCGCGGCGGTCGGCGATGTGATTCTGGCCGAGCCGGGCGCGATGATCGGTTTCGCCGGTCCGCGCGTGATTCAGGAGACGACCAATTCAAAGCTGCCGGAGGGATTCCAGACGGCCGAATTCCTGCTCGAGAAGGGGCTGGTCGACCGGGTTGTCGAACGCAAGAATTTGAAAAAAGAACTTGAACTCCTGCTTGAAATTTTCTGA
- the ilvD gene encoding dihydroxy-acid dehydratase, translating into MRSDIMKKGLERTPHRGLMRATGLADEDFKKPYIGVCNSYTNIVPGHCHLKKVGEIICDAIREAGGVPYEFNTIAVCDGIAMGHSGMKYSLASREIIADSVETMGSAHPFDAMICIPNCDKVVPGMLMGAMRLNIPTIFASGGPMRAGKTEGVSHNTDLNSIFEGVAARVVDKIDDAQLHELECTACPGPGSCSGMFTANSMNCLCEALGIALPGNGTIAADSPERVEYWRRAARRIVELAKMENPPRAKDFVTAKSFRNALVLDMAMGGSSNTVLHTLAVANEAGLKVDIKDLDEISKATPNICRLAPSRGEFHIVEECNRVGGIMAILKEIAKKPGMIDGSAPTVSGKTLAEQYAAAPDADGTVIRTLDNPYSEKGGLAILFGNLAENGCVVKAAGVDPKMLVHKGPAVIFESQEEACEGILGGKVREGDVVVIRYEGPKGGPGMQEMLAPTSYIMGRGLGSSVALVTDGRFSGATHGACIGHVSPEAAAGGLIGLVEPGDMIEIDIPNRTVRLDVPEAVIAERRKSWKPREPKIKTGYLAKYASLATSADTGGVLKVN; encoded by the coding sequence ATGCGCAGCGATATCATGAAGAAGGGGCTGGAGCGCACGCCGCATCGCGGCCTCATGCGTGCAACCGGGCTTGCCGACGAGGATTTCAAGAAGCCTTACATCGGAGTGTGCAACTCTTACACGAACATCGTTCCGGGCCACTGCCACCTGAAAAAGGTCGGCGAAATCATCTGCGACGCGATCCGCGAGGCGGGCGGCGTTCCGTACGAGTTCAATACGATCGCGGTCTGCGACGGCATTGCGATGGGCCACTCCGGCATGAAATATTCGCTTGCGAGCCGCGAGATCATCGCCGACAGCGTCGAGACCATGGGCTCCGCTCATCCGTTCGACGCGATGATCTGCATTCCGAACTGCGACAAGGTCGTCCCCGGCATGCTGATGGGGGCGATGCGGCTGAATATCCCGACCATCTTCGCTTCCGGCGGCCCGATGCGCGCCGGAAAGACCGAAGGCGTCTCTCACAATACCGATTTGAACTCGATCTTCGAAGGCGTTGCGGCGCGGGTGGTCGACAAGATCGACGATGCGCAGCTCCATGAGCTCGAATGCACGGCCTGCCCCGGCCCGGGCTCCTGTTCCGGGATGTTCACGGCGAACAGCATGAACTGCCTCTGCGAAGCGCTCGGCATCGCGCTGCCCGGCAACGGCACCATCGCCGCCGATTCGCCGGAGCGCGTCGAGTACTGGCGGCGCGCCGCGCGCCGGATCGTCGAGCTTGCGAAGATGGAGAATCCGCCCCGGGCGAAGGATTTCGTCACCGCGAAGTCGTTCCGCAACGCCCTCGTGCTCGATATGGCCATGGGAGGCTCGTCGAACACCGTGCTGCACACGCTGGCGGTTGCGAATGAAGCGGGCCTGAAGGTCGATATCAAAGACCTCGATGAAATTTCGAAGGCGACGCCGAACATCTGCCGCCTCGCTCCGTCGCGGGGAGAATTCCATATCGTCGAAGAGTGCAACCGCGTCGGCGGGATCATGGCGATCCTGAAAGAGATCGCGAAGAAGCCGGGCATGATCGACGGCTCCGCGCCGACGGTCTCCGGCAAAACGCTGGCCGAGCAGTACGCCGCCGCGCCGGACGCGGACGGCACGGTCATCCGCACGCTCGACAACCCGTACAGCGAAAAGGGCGGCCTGGCGATCCTCTTCGGCAATCTCGCGGAAAACGGCTGTGTGGTCAAGGCTGCCGGAGTCGACCCGAAGATGCTGGTCCACAAGGGGCCGGCGGTCATTTTCGAGAGCCAGGAGGAGGCCTGCGAAGGCATCCTCGGCGGCAAGGTCAGGGAGGGCGACGTGGTGGTGATCCGCTACGAGGGACCGAAGGGCGGTCCCGGCATGCAGGAGATGCTCGCCCCGACTTCGTATATCATGGGGCGCGGCCTCGGTTCGTCGGTCGCGCTGGTCACCGACGGGCGTTTCTCCGGAGCGACTCACGGCGCCTGTATCGGGCATGTGAGTCCCGAAGCGGCGGCGGGGGGGCTCATCGGCCTCGTCGAGCCCGGCGACATGATCGAGATCGACATCCCGAACCGGACGGTCCGCCTCGACGTGCCGGAAGCGGTCATCGCTGAACGCCGGAAGAGCTGGAAGCCGCGCGAGCCGAAAATCAAGACCGGTTATCTTGCCAAGTACGCCTCGCTGGCGACCAGCGCCGACACCGGCGGCGTCCTGAAGGTCAACTGA